tagaatgtcctgagattggtaaagtatattgtggattttatatcgtagaactgctttatagttacttgttgagttttatactcatatattttgttttaatctaaccatggcagttaagcaaaaagatggtcaggcttaggcgcactgctcgtaagagcgtacctggtggtccctaccgtgttaagggcttccggttgccagagcaggtagtggtgtttttgagtgagaaagcgcttagccagaaggttgtaaagatacaatgggttatctgtcggttccaagccggaatcgaatatgtttatttaatattattttggggttgtaagctATATTTTATGGTTaggtagttgtaatcttgtctcatactttatcttgtttgatcctgttagtagttaatcggggtttatgcttatttaattattagattaaatgTGTGTGGGTCCTCaattcctaaccccgagattgagggcgtcacatgaACTGCCACTCACATGTGGCACAATCCCAGCCGTGGATAGAAAGAAGTAATTATTGTAATTGTTACGACACGtcttttaaaaagaaattaaaagctattaatttttttaaaaaaaaggaaAATAGCCAAAAAACCGTTCAACTTCCACAGCTTCAGGGTTTCACTCAAAGTTCGGACCCATGGAATCAGCACAACCGGACTGGGGCCAAGAAAGCTCAATTTCTTCAAGAAAACCATCTACAGTACATCCCACTAGTCCGAGTTGGTCTACTCCAACACAACCCGGACTGAGGGCAATAAAGTTCAATTTCTTCAAGAAAACTCAATTTCTCAACCCGGACAAATCAACCTGGTGGACTGGGAGGTAAGAAAAATCAATTTTTTCCTAAATCCAAGTACAATCAATCACACAAGTCTGGATTGGTCTACTTTAACACAACGCAGACCGGGGGGCAAGAAAGATCAAATTTCTCTCTACAAGCTAAGTATAGTGAATCCCGTGAATCCGGATTAGTCTACTTCAACACAACCCAGACTGGGGGAGAGCTCAAAATTTTCCTAAAATCCAAGTATAGTGAATCCCATGAGTCCGGAGGGGTCTACTTCAAACACAACCCGAACTCGGGGCAAAGAAGCTCAAAAGTTCCTCAATGGACACCCAAGAAACCCAAATTTTTTATTGAAGATATTTTATTctactcccccatccagaaaCTCTACATAAGGGAGTGGGGAGAAAATGATAGAATATAAAATCCTTGTTGGACCCGGGTCTGGGCCACCTAGTCTAGGTCCGGATAGGTCCAGCGCCGCCTAGGTCCAGCGCCGCCTAGGTCCAGCTCCACTTAGGTCCAGCTCAATCGCGACCCGGGACCCAACCACCTAGGTCCAGCTCCACTTAGGTCCAGCTAAACCGCAACCCAGAACCTAAGCTTCCCCGCGGCCCAAATCTCAAGAAGCCCAAACACGTGACAATGACAACTGTCATTGATCAATCATAAGAATAATCAAGGCACACGTCACAGGATCCTCGGAACATTCCCCAGCTATTTCCACCTAGACACAGGTAAGACATCCATTCTAGTCAAGTGTCCGCCGCTCCCAGAACCAACAACTACGTTTCAAATGTACCAACCCCCAAAACCTATCCTTGAGCTATAAATAGTCGAAGGAGGAGAGTTTTGGAGGTTAATCATTCTCTTCTAcacacactcatatacacacacgaCCACCTTACATTTGTATCTTCATCATCCAAAAGCCATAttttattctcacaccggaggcgccgtgggggctcaaaccccctccggtgttgttttgcaggaATCAAACCGCAACTACACCACAAAAAGGGTCCAGGCGCGGCATCAGAAGGATCAAACTGTGGAACGGAGTTATCATACACCATTTGGAGTGTATGATAGTTTCGAGACAATACCTTAACACGTAATTTTATTCACATGAGAATTATTTTCAAGTTAATgcatttaattagatataattttCAAGTGAATgcatttaattagatataatgaTACATAAAATACAAAAAACTTAACCAATTAGATTagattatataatttttaaattaaacgAGGTAGTACGCCGACGATCTTATTCACAAAAAAAACACAATTTGCATATAGGGaaataatcataaaaaaatcataCTTTGTAAAATAACATATGTAGGAAATAAAACGGAAAGTCAGATAATACCCGGGACGATTGTCGGTAATCGTCCTTACTGACACAAGTAGGAAGAGAATTATGTTATGCCTTTCCTAATTTGTGAACAAACTCGTACCGTGATTCTGCAGTAGAACAACGAGGCAATGCTTGAATTGTaaaatttgaaatattttcttcattgtttattTTGAAAGTAGAGTAATCATTTAGAAAGGAATGCTTTTGAAGAAGAGAAGATGCCTGACATCATTCAAAAGTTCAGAAGGAGAAAAGAGGCTCAAGGAGAGGGGGCTGTGCACTTTTAATCGTTCCATAAAATTTATGGAGAATAATCTAGAGTATTAACAAAATGGAAACTTTAAATTCATTATGAGTGTAATACTTATTACGAATTCTCCCCCACCGCCCCCCACCCCAAACCCAAGTTTTACACCCGGACGGAAGCCCAGAAAACACTAAATTTGTGACTGTTCtgcaatattttttttaatgCAATATGTTGTATGATATCCATTCGCTATTAATCGGTTGAGATCAATAACTAAAATGGAAAATTAACCAAATCCTGAATATTTTACATCCATACCGTCCCTAACCGCAAAGGCATCCGCACCGAACACCAAGATTGCCAACTCTATATGTACTTCATTTTTGCAAATTCTGCCGAGGAAATACCTACTTGCCAGATCATGTTTTATAGGAATAATTAGGTAACTTCAAATTaccaaacaaataaaccatgGCACCAGACTTTTAAAGTAAACTAGAATTATGGGGCTTTACAAACTCTTCAAGAAAGTCAATCTGAACTTGCAATTGAAACATGGTTACATTTGAGTCTCACGACTTTCTAACTACCTGACATGGCAACAGCAACAAATTATAATGAAAAAGAAAACTGAACTGGTGAAACATCTTATGGTGTGCTGCTCCTCCTATCACGGACAAACAAGACGCTTATTCCATTATTTAAAGATTTAAGTCAAAATGTAGGCAAATCGGTGCTACGAAGCCTGCATTTTCAGATTGAACTCCACTCTCCAGATCCCCACTGTTGTTGGACCCATGATTTGACACAATAAAATGATCACTGGATATTCACTTTTTTATAAGGTTTCGGATAACATATGGAAGAATTCCGCCGTGATCAAAATATGCCAACTCAACCTGAAGAAGCAGACGAATGAAATTAGAATTTTAAGAACATAAGCACAGATATAAAAGTGCACGTGTGCAAGTATCCTTATTCACTGGACAATTTCTAAAAATATGAGATGTATTATGATTCATGATTGGTATAAGAATGAGTTCAACATAAATTGCCTATAATGTGCTTAATAGAAGACAAGAATCAAACTATACAACTCTTACATTTTCCAACTCCAACTCCACTGGATTTTTTTTTCGTGTATTAAAAAATGCCACAAAAGGAATTAAGCAATAAAGGAGCCGAGGACAGCTTTGTCTGTTCACAAGAAATGGAAAAAAAGACTCAGATAAGAAAAAAGGGAAACATGGAATATACCTCTGTGTCAAACCGTGCTATGCATGTAAAAGATTTGCCACTGTCGGTTGTAACAGTAACATCCTGGCCTGGCTTCAACTCGCTGACTTTACTTGGAAGGTCTATAGTGTAACGTTCATGTCCAGTCAAGCCAAGTGTATCTGCATCCTCCCCAGTCTTGAAGCAAAGAGGAATGATACCCATACCAACCAGATTACTGCGGTGAATTCTCTCAAAGCTTTTGGCTATCACTGCTTTAACACCCTGAAATCAGTTATTGGCAAAAAGTTAGCCATGGTCAGAGCAAAAAATAGCTTTCCAAATAAGGTGTACATACACTCGCAAAAATCCGACAAACAACTCACCTGGAGCATTGGGCCCTTAGCAGCCCAATCTCGGGAGCTGCCACTTCCATATTCTGCTCCAGCCAGAACAATGGTGTCGTGCCCAGCTTCCTTGTACCTCTGAAATGTCATACATGTAAAGCAAAAACGAAAATTTTATATAGAAGCAAACAAAAATCTCAAAACTCCATGAAAACAAGGCAAACAAGGAACTATCTTATGAATGGCAAACAAGGCAACCGAGAGGATGAGGGAGTATGGATGCCTCAAGTGTTATAATGAGAACGAGCGGCGGAAAACACAAAAAACTATCCGCAATTCCACTACAACTCTACCGGCAAGGAAAAAACAgctttaaatataaatatattggTAAACTTCAAGAAGCATAGTATTGCATATAGAGAGCATGTTATTAGAAATTTAGACCAATAATTAAATAACATGGAACAATGATAATAATGGTATAATAAAGCAATATTGTTATAGGACTTTACCGTTGCGGCATCGAAAACATAAAGTTTATCCCCTGTTGGTATGTGAATTGTTTTTGGCCCAACTTCTCCATTTAACAGCTTGTTAACAATTCTAATATTGGCAAAGGTACCCCTGGCCATCACTTCATCGTTGCCACGTCGGCTACCATAAGAATTGAAGTCCCTGCGATCAACACCACGATCAAGGAGATACTTTGCTGCTGGACTATCCTTGTGAATACTTCCTGCTGGAGAAATATGGTCAGTAGTAATACTGTCACCAAAATTGAGCAAGCAGTAGGCATCTTTGACTCCATGAGGACCAGGAGGGTCCATTGTCATGCCCTTGAAGTATGGTGGTTCATGAATATAGGTTGATTTTTGGTCCCAAGAATACAGACTAGATGATGGGACTGATAGTTTATTCCACATTGGATTGCCCTTTGTGATTGCTTCGTAGGTGTTCTTGAACATATCAGGTAGCACGCTTGATTGAACAGCCTGTTAAACAAATAATTAACATTCCCATGAGATAATATGCATTAAAAATCTTTAAACATAGGCTATGTTTGTTTCAAGGAACTCCAAATTCCAGAAATATTGGCCAATTTGCTCCGACTTATCACTATATTTAAAGCTTAGCTTATCCCATGGTCTACATTTCAATCTTATTTTGATTCACTTGCATGGGATTAGGAACACCTTGGAAGAAAGTGCGATTAATTGTCCCAATAAGATGAAAATAAAGAAGATATAAAAATAGACCAAGGAATTATTTTAAGGCATGAAATGTGATGAAACGCATATTGTAAACATCCCGGGACTATAATCTATGGAACACACATAGCCTCTCTATAATACATTTAATCGTTGAATGTAATTTAGCTACCTCTGCAACTTCCTCGTTACTAGGCCATATTTCTTTGAAATAAACCTCTTTGCCATCCTTTCCAATACCAATTGGCTCCTTCTCAAAGTCAATGTCAACCTAAAAAAACAAATGATAAAGAACGGATGAGTAAGAATAAGATACATgcataaataattataaaaagaatatTGTCACTGATTCAAAATctaaagaatttttttttaataaatttacatATGTGCATATAAACAAAAAATATATACAGTTTAGCACATTGATTCAGAAAAGCACAAGTACATATGAATACTGTTAGAATACTAAAGAAATTATCATCACTTTCTTAAATTTTTATATTCAATATCAGATAGCTATACAAAATGGCCTAGCTTAATATTACAAACAAGAAGAATGTACAGAAGGTATGTGTCAGCTGGACAATGTCAACAGTAGGCTCATCGCATTGAGCTGGAAACAGAAGTTCAGACAACGAAAAGGAAAGCCCCGACTAAATATAATACATAATCCCCCAGCTCCAAAAACCCCGGATAAAGAAAAAGACAATAATATGGCTATTTGAAAAAATGACATAACATGGTAGCTTGAAAGCTCTTCATCTTTTAGCACAAAAAGCTTAGCAGAACCCTCCCATGCACATTATCAATCAGACTTTAGATGGGGAAAAACAAATAATATTAAAGTAAAAAGTAAGGAAGCATACTGTGCCGGCTAGTGCATAAGCCACAACTAATGGAGGCGAAGCAAGATAGTTGGCTCTTGTTAGTGGGTGAACACGTCCTTCGAAGTTTCTATTTCCGGAAAGAACAGCTGCAGCTACAATGTCTGGAAAGCATACATATACAGAGTATAGGTGTACAGCGATTATTGTCTGGTCCACAAAAATGGAAGAAAAGAAGGTAAATCAAGACAGCTAACAGCACACAACTGTTGCCTTCATTCAGGACAATGTATAATACTTTTTCTCCGTTTAAAAGGGTAACTTATATTTAAAATACAGGCTGTATTATCTTCCAATTCATCCATAGTAACATAATCATCTTGACCACAATATAAGATACAATACAACTGATGATTTCACCATGGGGTGATatgaaaattgttttaataatCAAAATCTTAAGACCAATATACCAGTGGAACAGAGCAGTGGGAGGCAAAATATTGATGGAAAGCACCCTGACATTTCTTAATTTTAGTGGAGGCATTGAATGAAATATCAGAAAAAAGAAGACAATACCATTGTCTGTAATTGCAGCAGTAACTGATTCATGAAGGTCCCCAGAGTTTCCTATGCATGTCGTACAACCATACCCAACAATGTTGAAGCCCTGCTGGTTCAAGTACTCTTGCAGGCCACTAAAACACGGAAAGGTAAACAATTCAAAGCTGGGAATTTATTATCAGTCAGAAATACACTCTTTTACAGAATAGTTGTAATACCTTTGAAGCAAGTACTTGGTAACAACTCCAGACCCTGGTGCAAGACTTGTTTTCACCCATGGCTTAACCTGTTTGCAGATACAATTTATATGAATATTACAAGGCAGACTCCTACCACTCGAAAAACACTGAACAATGTATTGAGGACATAACTATAAACTCTCTGTTTACCCAATACAAGTGAGTACAGATGAACCTTGATCAAGTATTAATCGATAAAATAATAACCTTgctaaaaaataatatttttctccggATACCAACATAATGGAAACATTGTATTTTTACGCCCGATAAAGAAATTCATTTCCTTGGTCCCGAACCTATTATTTTAAAGATTACTGTAATTGACAGGTATAACATACCTCCAATCCTAGCTCACAGGCCTTCTTTGCAACAAGACCAGCTCCAAGCATGACACTAGGATTCGATGTGTTTGTACAACTCGTAATAGCAGCAATTACAACACTGCCATGTTTGAGCTTGGCAGGTTGTCCATTAAATGAAAATTCAACTACTTTCTCCTGTGCATCCTTTGGTACAGCAAATCCCTGAGTACAGTAGAGAGAAGACACCAAGTTTCTTTTATTGTACATACCTCAAGGAAAAAAAGTAATTATGTCACATGTAACTTAAGTATTAGAGTCATTGCTGGTGATACCACCGCCAGTACATTACAACAATATAAATTTGCAACTGAACTGCACTGTACCTTGAAACCAACTTTATTATCAAGACAGGAATGCCAGTCAGTcttcatttctttcaaaagaaCACGGTCATGAGGCCTGTCAATAAGATGTAACTTACATTAAACTTAATCACGAAGAAGACTTAAATCAAAAAACCAAACAATCAAAAAAAACATTAGAGAAAAAGCAAACCTTTTTGGTCCAGAAATACACGGTTCGACCTCCGCTAGATCCAACTGAAGATATGATGAATAAACTCTATCTTGTTGAGGCTAGAACAATGACACAGACCCATTAATCTCAGAGTTCCAGCTTATATCAGATAATCAACATAAAGAAAGATATAAGAGGGTTACCTCGTTATAGTCAACAAACATATTATTTGCACGCAGATATGCCTCAATCATTGATACCTAGCAAGTATTAAAAAGAGAAAGATTATAATACAGGGCCGAAGTCCTACca
This sequence is a window from Apium graveolens cultivar Ventura chromosome 9, ASM990537v1, whole genome shotgun sequence. Protein-coding genes within it:
- the LOC141687399 gene encoding aconitate hydratase, cytoplasmic-like, with translation MYKIATSPSPSSSPLFLNSSLFRFSSPSPYLSKSPSSSISYPLLSLPYASNSRSLRHRSPLGLRAHSSPVIQPLKNTISTMASENPFKDICTALPKPDGSEFGKYYSLTALNDPRIDKLPYSIKILLESAIRNCDNFQVTKNDVEKIIDWEITSPKQVEIPFKPARVLLQDFTGVPAVVDLACMRDAMNNLGGDSNKINPLVPVDLVIDHSVQVDVARHENAVQANMDLEFQRNNERFAFLKWGSTAFQNMLVVPPGSGIVHQVNLEYLGRVVFNTNGLLYPDSVVGTDSHTTMIDGLGVAGWGVGGIEAEATMLGQPMSMVLPGVVGFKLSGKLQNGVTATDLVLTVTQMLRKHGVVGKFVEFYGEGMGKLSLADRATIANMSPEYGATMGFFPVDHVTLQYLKLTGRSDETVSMIEAYLRANNMFVDYNEPQQDRVYSSYLQLDLAEVEPCISGPKRPHDRVLLKEMKTDWHSCLDNKVGFKGFAVPKDAQEKVVEFSFNGQPAKLKHGSVVIAAITSCTNTSNPSVMLGAGLVAKKACELGLEVKPWVKTSLAPGSGVVTKYLLQSGLQEYLNQQGFNIVGYGCTTCIGNSGDLHESVTAAITDNDIVAAAVLSGNRNFEGRVHPLTRANYLASPPLVVAYALAGTVDIDFEKEPIGIGKDGKEVYFKEIWPSNEEVAEAVQSSVLPDMFKNTYEAITKGNPMWNKLSVPSSSLYSWDQKSTYIHEPPYFKGMTMDPPGPHGVKDAYCLLNFGDSITTDHISPAGSIHKDSPAAKYLLDRGVDRRDFNSYGSRRGNDEVMARGTFANIRIVNKLLNGEVGPKTIHIPTGDKLYVFDAATRYKEAGHDTIVLAGAEYGSGSSRDWAAKGPMLQGVKAVIAKSFERIHRSNLVGMGIIPLCFKTGEDADTLGLTGHERYTIDLPSKVSELKPGQDVTVTTDSGKSFTCIARFDTEVELAYFDHGGILPYVIRNLIKK